A DNA window from Massilia putida contains the following coding sequences:
- the fliH gene encoding flagellar assembly protein FliH, with translation MAISKEFQSAYQRWEMTSFGDERPSAQAQRAAEVAAAAAAARAYEPPPPPQPAVQLPTAEELEAIRAAAREEGYAEGLDAGQAEGHAAGYEEGLALGRAEAAEELEHLRQLATTFGDAVTQADDAISNDVLELALHLARGMVRTAFDVKPDLILPVVREAIDYLPNLQQPALLILHPEDALIVKSGIGHELDKSGWRIVEDETIARGGCRVDTASNQIDAQIGSRWQRLTHALGKDLDWLG, from the coding sequence ATGGCAATCTCGAAAGAATTCCAGTCGGCATATCAACGCTGGGAAATGACGTCGTTCGGCGACGAGCGCCCCAGCGCGCAAGCCCAGCGTGCGGCCGAAGTGGCTGCGGCCGCGGCCGCCGCGCGCGCCTACGAACCGCCTCCGCCACCGCAGCCCGCCGTCCAGCTGCCGACCGCGGAAGAGCTGGAAGCCATCCGCGCCGCCGCCCGCGAGGAAGGCTATGCCGAGGGGCTCGACGCGGGCCAGGCCGAAGGCCATGCGGCCGGCTACGAAGAGGGTCTGGCGCTCGGCCGTGCCGAGGCGGCCGAGGAACTCGAACACCTGCGCCAGCTGGCCACGACGTTCGGCGACGCCGTCACGCAGGCCGACGACGCCATCTCCAACGACGTGCTGGAACTCGCGCTGCACCTGGCGCGCGGCATGGTGCGCACGGCGTTCGACGTCAAGCCCGACCTGATCCTCCCCGTCGTGCGCGAAGCCATCGATTACCTGCCGAACCTGCAACAGCCGGCCCTCTTGATTCTGCATCCGGAAGACGCGCTGATCGTGAAAAGCGGCATCGGCCATGAGCTCGACAAGAGCGGCTGGCGCATCGTCGAGGACGAGACCATCGCGCGCGGCGGCTGCCGCGTCGACACGGCCAGCAACCAGATCGACGCCCAGATCGGCTCGCGCTGGCAGCGCCTGACGCATGCGCTGGGCAAGGACCTGGATTGGCTCGGATGA
- the fliI gene encoding flagellar protein export ATPase FliI, with amino-acid sequence MNAHTGRWKSYLKDCGNVVDFVEPMQVSGRVTRVAGLVMECVGLKLAVGSACMIPVASGARIEAEVVGFEGDRLFLMPQSDVEGVVPGSRVFPVEASVPKPGTVAHPRRRPMDRARHLPVGWGLLGRVVDGAGRPLDGKGPVVTEHMGPLNARPINPLDRAPISDTLDVGVRAINSMLTVGRGQRLGLFAGTGVGKSVLLGMIARYTTADVIVVGLIGERGREVKEFIEQILGEEGLARSAVVAAPADAPPLMRLQGAAYATAIAEHFRDEGRNVLLIMDSLTRYAMAQREIALAIGEPPATKGYPPSVFAKLPVLVERAGNGQAGGGSITAFYTVLSEGDDQQDPIADAARGILDGHIVLNRKLAEAGHYPAIDIEQSISRAMHGITSREHQHAARTLKQLYSRYERSRDLISVGAYAPGTDPVLDKAIALHERIEAFLCQEIHDNVGMLQSLGELTSLFG; translated from the coding sequence ATGAACGCACATACGGGCCGCTGGAAGTCCTACCTGAAGGACTGCGGCAACGTGGTCGATTTCGTCGAGCCGATGCAAGTGTCGGGCCGCGTCACGCGCGTCGCGGGCCTCGTGATGGAATGCGTCGGCCTCAAGCTGGCGGTCGGCAGCGCGTGCATGATCCCGGTCGCGTCCGGCGCGCGTATCGAAGCGGAAGTCGTCGGCTTCGAAGGCGATCGCCTGTTCCTGATGCCGCAGTCGGACGTCGAAGGCGTCGTGCCCGGCTCGCGCGTGTTTCCGGTCGAAGCGAGCGTGCCGAAGCCCGGCACCGTGGCGCATCCGCGCCGCCGTCCGATGGACCGCGCGCGCCACCTGCCCGTCGGCTGGGGCCTGCTGGGCCGCGTCGTCGACGGCGCCGGCCGCCCGCTGGACGGCAAGGGTCCCGTCGTCACCGAACATATGGGGCCGCTGAACGCGCGTCCCATCAACCCGCTCGACCGCGCACCGATCTCGGACACGCTGGACGTGGGCGTGCGCGCCATCAACTCGATGCTCACGGTCGGCCGCGGCCAGCGTCTCGGCCTGTTCGCCGGCACGGGTGTCGGCAAATCGGTTCTGCTCGGGATGATCGCGCGCTACACGACGGCGGACGTGATCGTCGTGGGCCTGATCGGCGAACGGGGCCGCGAGGTCAAGGAATTCATCGAACAGATCCTCGGCGAGGAAGGCCTGGCCCGCTCGGCCGTCGTGGCCGCGCCGGCCGATGCGCCGCCGCTGATGCGCCTGCAGGGCGCCGCGTACGCCACCGCCATCGCCGAGCACTTCCGCGACGAGGGCCGGAACGTCCTGTTGATCATGGATTCGCTCACGCGTTATGCGATGGCCCAGCGCGAGATCGCGCTCGCCATCGGCGAACCGCCGGCGACCAAGGGTTATCCGCCGTCGGTGTTCGCGAAACTGCCCGTGCTGGTGGAACGCGCGGGCAACGGCCAGGCGGGCGGCGGCTCGATCACGGCGTTCTACACCGTGCTGTCCGAGGGCGACGACCAGCAGGACCCGATCGCCGACGCGGCGCGCGGTATCCTGGACGGCCACATCGTGCTGAACCGGAAACTGGCCGAGGCGGGCCACTACCCCGCCATCGACATCGAACAATCGATCTCGCGGGCGATGCACGGCATCACGTCGCGCGAGCACCAGCACGCGGCGCGCACCCTGAAGCAACTGTACTCGCGCTACGAGCGCTCGCGCGACCTGATCAGCGTGGGCGCCTATGCGCCGGGCACGGATCCGGTGCTGGACAAGGCGATCGCGCTGCACGAGCGTATCGAGGCATTCCTGTGCCAGGAAATCCATGACAACGTCGGCATGTTGCAGAGCTTGGGGGAATTGACCTCGCTGTTCGGCTGA
- the fliJ gene encoding flagellar export protein FliJ: MANASALDTLIDLAQRESDACAKRLGVALKAVEDGEQKLQMLLGYRDDYANKLDAAQMAGITPFAHQNFVAFLGKLEQAIDGQREVLKHARVKADMEKKGWQESERKRLSYRTLNERAALQALALESKRDQKMMDDFAARTARAKR; this comes from the coding sequence ATGGCCAACGCATCCGCACTCGACACCCTGATCGACCTCGCCCAGCGCGAGTCCGACGCCTGCGCAAAGCGCCTGGGCGTCGCGCTCAAGGCCGTCGAGGATGGGGAACAAAAGCTGCAGATGCTGCTCGGCTACCGCGACGACTATGCGAACAAGCTCGACGCGGCGCAGATGGCGGGCATCACACCGTTCGCGCACCAGAATTTCGTCGCCTTCCTCGGCAAGCTGGAACAGGCGATCGACGGCCAGCGCGAGGTGCTCAAGCACGCGCGCGTCAAGGCCGACATGGAAAAAAAGGGATGGCAGGAAAGCGAGCGCAAGCGCCTGTCGTATCGGACCCTGAACGAGCGCGCGGCGCTTCAAGCCCTCGCGCTGGAAAGCAAGCGCGACCAGAAAATGATGGACGACTTTGCAGCACGGACGGCGCGCGCCAAGCGTTGA
- a CDS encoding flagellar hook-length control protein FliK yields MTTTSITQQLNSTSGVNQRTNGANANAASDGSQFSAMLSGEMERSSAALAFMPAPAPAPAPKQDAAKPQETDKPAQADATPQPPAKPADKAEAGEAKDDAADKSDDKSDDDAAAKTGDPASAMLALMASLHKPGTDAKTTTAQAFDALSGKGKRTDAGQLAALQAAMKSVSKEAGTDAAGAKTFSATSIKNPALAAAGADLGADKAAAATADLRGTAGNIKLDAKPQLDAADFTLQQARDAALLAQKEQAPTAIATAAAQLQSATLEAAQAAAASEELTAHVGTDAWNDQVGQKVVYMVGAEDQTASLTLNPPDLGPLQVVLSVSNGQADVTFSSNQLEVRQALENALPRLQEMMSESGIALGNATVNAGMSNGGQAQQDQAAASSGFGRGNNGRGHGGNDAGTVVGEATVRPATRTAAIGDRGMVDTFA; encoded by the coding sequence ATGACCACGACTTCCATTACCCAACAGCTCAACTCGACGTCCGGCGTCAACCAGCGCACCAACGGCGCGAACGCCAACGCCGCCAGCGACGGCAGCCAGTTCAGCGCCATGTTGTCCGGCGAAATGGAACGCAGCAGCGCCGCGCTCGCGTTCATGCCGGCCCCGGCGCCCGCTCCGGCCCCGAAACAGGACGCGGCCAAGCCGCAAGAAACCGACAAGCCCGCCCAGGCCGACGCAACGCCGCAGCCGCCCGCCAAGCCGGCGGACAAGGCCGAGGCGGGCGAAGCGAAAGACGACGCCGCCGACAAGTCCGACGACAAGTCCGATGACGACGCCGCCGCCAAGACCGGCGACCCGGCCAGCGCCATGCTCGCGCTGATGGCCAGCCTGCACAAGCCGGGCACGGACGCCAAGACGACGACGGCCCAGGCCTTCGATGCGCTCTCCGGCAAGGGCAAGCGCACGGACGCCGGCCAGCTGGCCGCGCTGCAGGCCGCGATGAAGTCGGTATCGAAGGAAGCCGGCACGGACGCGGCCGGCGCCAAGACCTTCTCCGCCACGTCGATCAAGAACCCGGCCCTGGCCGCGGCCGGCGCCGATCTCGGCGCGGACAAGGCCGCCGCGGCCACGGCCGACCTGCGCGGCACGGCGGGCAATATCAAGCTCGATGCCAAGCCGCAGCTGGATGCCGCCGACTTCACCCTGCAGCAGGCGCGCGACGCCGCCCTGCTCGCGCAGAAGGAACAGGCCCCGACGGCGATCGCCACCGCGGCCGCGCAGCTGCAGTCGGCGACGCTGGAAGCCGCCCAGGCCGCTGCCGCCAGCGAAGAGCTGACGGCGCACGTGGGGACGGATGCGTGGAACGACCAGGTCGGCCAGAAGGTCGTCTACATGGTCGGCGCCGAAGACCAGACCGCGTCGCTGACCCTGAACCCGCCGGACCTGGGGCCGTTGCAGGTGGTGCTGTCCGTCTCCAACGGCCAGGCCGACGTGACGTTCTCGTCGAACCAGCTGGAAGTCCGCCAGGCGCTGGAAAACGCCCTGCCCCGCTTGCAGGAAATGATGAGCGAGAGCGGCATCGCGCTGGGCAATGCCACCGTCAACGCGGGCATGTCGAACGGCGGCCAGGCGCAGCAGGACCAGGCCGCGGCATCGAGCGGTTTCGGCCGGGGCAACAATGGCCGCGGCCATGGCGGCAACGATGCGGGAACCGTGGTGGGCGAAGCCACGGTCCGGCCGGCCACGCGCACGGCGGCCATCGGCGACCGCGGGATGGTCGATACGTTCGCATAA
- the fliL gene encoding flagellar basal body-associated protein FliL — MKADPKADVAAPAVTGKGKLLVMIGAAVLVLALGGGAGWYFLHKSSTESAAAEPAKKDHAAGKKAKKKDDAKPEYVAIEPFTVNLQPEHGDQYLQVAFTLQVDSAEQVELIKANMAKVRSRVLLLLSGKKASDISTVEGKQQLAGEILAAVNAPFVEHGDEQEVSDVLFTSFIIQ, encoded by the coding sequence ATCAAAGCCGATCCGAAAGCGGATGTGGCAGCCCCAGCAGTCACCGGCAAAGGCAAGCTGCTCGTCATGATCGGCGCGGCCGTGCTCGTGCTAGCCCTGGGCGGCGGCGCCGGCTGGTACTTCCTGCACAAGAGCAGCACTGAAAGTGCGGCGGCCGAGCCGGCCAAGAAAGACCACGCGGCCGGCAAGAAAGCGAAGAAAAAAGACGACGCCAAGCCCGAATACGTCGCGATCGAGCCCTTCACGGTCAATCTGCAACCGGAACACGGCGACCAGTATCTGCAGGTCGCGTTCACGCTGCAGGTCGACAGCGCGGAACAAGTCGAGCTCATCAAGGCCAATATGGCCAAGGTGCGCAGCCGCGTGCTGCTGCTGTTGTCGGGCAAGAAAGCGTCCGATATCAGCACGGTGGAAGGCAAGCAGCAGCTGGCCGGCGAGATCCTCGCGGCGGTCAACGCACCGTTCGTCGAACACGGCGACGAACAGGAAGTGTCGGACGTTCTCTTCACTTCCTTTATCATCCAGTAA
- the fliM gene encoding flagellar motor switch protein FliM — protein sequence MADNFLSQEEVDALLKGVNGDQDDVATPEDTSGVRTYNLATQERIVRGRMPTLEIINERFARYLRVGLFNFLRRSAEVSVGSVRVSKYSEFIRNLVVPTNLNLIHMKPLRGTALMVFDPGLVFLLVDNLFGGDGRFHTRVEGRDFTQTEQRIIMRILDIVFEAYAKSWEPVYPIEFEYIRSEMNTQFANIATPNEVVVSCTFTIELGSVSGQIHFCMPYSMVEPIRDALTSSIQGEALEVDKRWIRLLTQQIQVAEVELVAVLGHGKANFDEILNMKVGDVIPISVPETLQATVDGVPVMDCSYGVFNGQYALKVEKLLANSETFNK from the coding sequence ATGGCCGATAATTTTCTCTCACAGGAAGAAGTCGATGCCCTCCTCAAAGGGGTCAACGGCGATCAGGACGACGTCGCGACGCCTGAAGACACCTCGGGAGTCCGCACGTATAACCTGGCAACGCAGGAGCGGATCGTCCGCGGCCGCATGCCGACGCTCGAGATCATCAACGAGCGTTTCGCCAGGTATCTGCGGGTCGGCCTGTTCAACTTCCTGCGCCGCTCCGCCGAGGTGTCGGTGGGGTCGGTGCGCGTGTCGAAGTACAGCGAGTTCATCCGCAACCTCGTCGTGCCGACGAACCTGAACCTGATCCACATGAAGCCGCTGCGCGGCACGGCGCTGATGGTGTTCGACCCGGGCCTCGTATTCCTGCTCGTGGACAACCTGTTCGGCGGCGACGGCCGCTTCCACACGCGCGTGGAAGGCCGCGACTTCACGCAGACCGAGCAGCGCATCATCATGCGCATCCTCGACATCGTGTTCGAGGCATACGCCAAGTCGTGGGAACCGGTGTATCCGATCGAATTCGAGTACATCCGCTCGGAGATGAACACGCAGTTCGCCAACATCGCCACCCCGAATGAAGTCGTGGTATCGTGCACTTTCACCATCGAGCTCGGCTCGGTGTCGGGCCAGATCCACTTCTGCATGCCCTATTCGATGGTCGAACCGATCCGCGACGCGCTGACGTCGAGCATCCAGGGCGAGGCGCTGGAAGTCGACAAGCGCTGGATCCGCCTGCTGACGCAGCAGATCCAGGTGGCGGAAGTGGAACTGGTTGCCGTGCTGGGCCACGGCAAGGCGAATTTCGACGAAATCCTGAACATGAAGGTCGGCGACGTGATCCCGATCTCGGTCCCGGAAACGCTCCAGGCCACCGTGGACGGCGTGCCCGTCATGGACTGCAGCTACGGCGTGTTCAACGGACAATATGCGCTGAAGGTCGAAAAACTGCTGGCGAACAGCGAAACCTTCAACAAGTAA
- the fliN gene encoding flagellar motor switch protein FliN: MSDTQDDQSSLDDDWGAAIAEQAAAEAAALASQQQAASAAVFKDFSNKGPRPETPNDIDFILDIPVQLTVELGRTKIAIKNLLQLAQGSVVELDGLAGEPMDVLVNGCLIAQGEVVVVNDKFGIRLTDIITPSERIRKLNK, from the coding sequence ATGTCCGATACTCAAGACGACCAAAGCAGCCTCGACGACGATTGGGGCGCGGCGATCGCCGAGCAGGCCGCCGCGGAAGCTGCTGCACTGGCCAGCCAGCAGCAGGCAGCGTCGGCCGCCGTGTTCAAGGATTTCTCGAACAAGGGCCCGCGCCCGGAAACGCCGAACGACATCGACTTCATCCTCGACATCCCCGTCCAGCTGACGGTGGAACTGGGCCGCACGAAGATCGCCATCAAGAACCTGCTGCAACTGGCGCAGGGTTCGGTGGTGGAACTGGACGGCCTGGCGGGCGAACCGATGGACGTGCTCGTCAACGGCTGCCTGATCGCCCAGGGCGAGGTGGTGGTCGTGAACGACAAATTCGGTATCCGCCTCACCGACATCATTACCCCGTCCGAGCGCATCCGCAAGCTCAACAAATGA
- the fliO gene encoding flagellar biosynthetic protein FliO, whose amino-acid sequence MTARLLTILALRLILTLPLTACAAQQPGPGQAAGPSAAATTSAGQDTRPAAPAPAPAVTEPAAAPAHQAAQPSAPSAAHPRAMAGTKTGAATSPATAAPPAPTVQPDTAAAPSGMAAPANPAAPDVAAPRPATPGVATPGVAVPPVTMPSGSSTGSLLQTLFALILVLAVLGALAWFLKRYGPKVGGGNANLRVVGSLNLGGRERIVVVEVGNEWIVVGASPGRINALATMPRQDGQHGDTGGANATLAPHAPAAHSFADWLKQTIDKRK is encoded by the coding sequence ATGACGGCGCGCCTGCTGACCATCCTTGCCCTGAGGTTGATCCTCACGCTGCCGCTGACCGCTTGCGCGGCCCAGCAGCCGGGGCCTGGGCAGGCAGCGGGGCCATCGGCGGCTGCGACGACCAGCGCCGGGCAGGATACGCGGCCGGCCGCGCCGGCGCCGGCGCCCGCCGTGACGGAACCGGCCGCGGCGCCGGCACACCAGGCGGCGCAGCCAAGCGCCCCGTCCGCAGCGCATCCCCGCGCCATGGCAGGCACGAAGACCGGCGCCGCCACGTCGCCCGCCACCGCCGCCCCGCCGGCGCCCACCGTCCAACCCGATACCGCTGCCGCGCCGTCCGGCATGGCGGCACCCGCCAACCCGGCCGCACCCGACGTCGCCGCGCCCCGTCCCGCTACGCCGGGCGTCGCTACGCCGGGCGTCGCCGTTCCGCCCGTCACGATGCCGTCCGGCTCGTCCACCGGCAGCCTGCTGCAGACGCTGTTCGCGCTGATCCTCGTGCTGGCCGTGCTGGGCGCGCTCGCCTGGTTCCTCAAGCGCTACGGACCCAAGGTCGGCGGCGGCAATGCCAATCTGCGCGTCGTCGGTTCGCTGAATCTCGGCGGCCGCGAGCGCATCGTGGTGGTCGAAGTCGGCAATGAATGGATCGTGGTCGGCGCATCACCCGGCCGCATCAACGCGCTGGCGACCATGCCGCGCCAGGACGGGCAACACGGCGACACGGGTGGCGCGAACGCGACGCTCGCGCCGCATGCTCCCGCGGCGCACAGCTTCGCCGACTGGCTCAAACAGACGATCGACAAACGCAAGTGA
- the fliP gene encoding flagellar type III secretion system pore protein FliP (The bacterial flagellar biogenesis protein FliP forms a type III secretion system (T3SS)-type pore required for flagellar assembly.) yields the protein MLNKRLLLGSAMLGLVALPLAAAVAAPAIPAFTTSPAPGGGTAYSLPVQTLLLMTALTFIPAALLMMTSFTRIIIVLSLLRQALGTQTAPPNQVMVGLALFLTLFVMGPTFDRIYTEAYVPLQENRIQMGEAMDKAAAPLKGFMLKQTRQSDLALFVKISRTPALQGPEDVPLRVLIPSFITSELKTAFQIGFAIFIPFLIIDMVVASVLMSMGMMMMSPAVISLPFKLMLFVLVDGWQLLLGSLSQSFY from the coding sequence ATGCTCAATAAACGACTCCTGCTGGGATCAGCAATGCTGGGCCTGGTAGCACTGCCGCTGGCGGCGGCGGTGGCCGCGCCCGCCATCCCCGCTTTCACGACGAGCCCGGCCCCGGGCGGCGGCACCGCGTATTCTTTGCCGGTGCAGACGCTGCTCCTGATGACGGCGCTGACCTTCATCCCGGCCGCCCTGCTGATGATGACGAGTTTTACCCGCATCATCATCGTCCTCTCGCTGCTGCGCCAGGCGCTCGGCACGCAGACGGCGCCGCCGAACCAGGTGATGGTGGGCCTCGCGCTGTTCCTGACCTTGTTCGTGATGGGCCCGACGTTCGACCGCATCTACACGGAAGCCTACGTGCCGCTGCAGGAAAACCGCATCCAGATGGGCGAGGCGATGGACAAGGCCGCCGCGCCGCTGAAGGGTTTCATGCTCAAGCAGACGCGCCAGTCCGACCTCGCCCTGTTCGTCAAGATCTCACGCACGCCCGCGCTGCAGGGCCCGGAAGACGTGCCGCTGCGCGTGCTGATCCCGTCCTTCATCACGAGCGAACTCAAGACGGCGTTCCAGATCGGCTTCGCCATCTTCATCCCGTTCCTCATCATCGACATGGTCGTCGCGTCCGTGCTGATGTCGATGGGTATGATGATGATGTCGCCGGCCGTGATCTCGCTGCCGTTCAAGCTGATGCTGTTCGTGCTCGTCGACGGCTGGCAATTGCTGCTGGGCTCGCTGTCCCAGAGTTTCTACTGA
- the fliQ gene encoding flagellar biosynthesis protein FliQ: MTPESVIAMGRTAMEVTLMVSAPLLLVALVIGLVVSIFQAATQINEQTLSFIPKLVGVFIALVLAGPWMITVMTDYMRNLFSGIPQMIG, translated from the coding sequence ATGACTCCGGAAAGCGTCATCGCAATGGGCCGCACGGCCATGGAAGTCACGCTGATGGTGTCGGCGCCACTGCTGCTGGTCGCGCTCGTCATCGGCCTCGTCGTCAGCATCTTCCAGGCCGCCACGCAGATCAACGAGCAGACCCTGTCCTTCATCCCCAAGCTGGTTGGCGTGTTCATCGCGCTCGTGCTCGCGGGGCCGTGGATGATCACGGTCATGACCGACTACATGCGCAACCTCTTCAGCGGGATTCCGCAGATGATCGGTTGA
- the fliR gene encoding flagellar biosynthetic protein FliR codes for MISFTTTQLYAWIGGLLWPLTRILGLVAVAPVFGNTAVPILVKTTLGVLLAGIIAPSLPAVPAVDPTSWAGLMIVAQELLIGVAMGFAMRLVFAAVEFAGEVASSTMGFSFATFFDPSSAGRSSAISQFLALVATMAFLAMNAHLVLIEALAESFFTLPISATPMSLSAPLEMVRWGSHVFSAGLQIAMPIVAAMLITNIALAILTRAAPQLNLFGIGFPITLGAGFLVISLTLPYLGTPLQNLFNQGIEAGRKIPRVGAQRPGPRQIPTPPR; via the coding sequence ATGATTTCGTTCACCACGACGCAGCTGTATGCGTGGATCGGCGGCCTCTTGTGGCCGTTGACGCGCATCCTCGGGCTCGTCGCGGTGGCGCCCGTGTTCGGCAACACGGCCGTGCCGATCCTCGTCAAGACGACGCTGGGCGTGCTGCTGGCCGGCATCATCGCGCCCTCGCTGCCGGCCGTGCCCGCCGTCGATCCGACGTCGTGGGCGGGGCTCATGATCGTCGCGCAGGAACTCCTGATCGGCGTGGCGATGGGCTTCGCCATGCGCCTCGTGTTCGCCGCCGTCGAATTCGCCGGCGAAGTCGCCAGCTCGACGATGGGCTTTTCCTTCGCCACCTTTTTCGATCCCAGCTCGGCCGGACGCTCGTCGGCCATCAGTCAGTTCCTCGCCCTCGTCGCGACGATGGCCTTCCTCGCCATGAACGCCCACCTCGTGCTGATCGAGGCGCTGGCGGAAAGCTTTTTCACGTTGCCGATCTCGGCCACGCCGATGTCGCTGTCCGCGCCGCTGGAGATGGTGCGCTGGGGCAGCCACGTGTTCTCGGCCGGCCTGCAGATCGCGATGCCGATCGTCGCCGCCATGCTCATCACCAACATCGCGCTGGCGATCCTGACGCGCGCGGCGCCGCAGCTGAACCTGTTCGGCATCGGCTTCCCGATCACGCTGGGCGCCGGGTTCCTCGTCATCAGCCTGACCTTGCCGTACCTCGGCACGCCGCTGCAGAACCTGTTCAACCAGGGGATCGAGGCGGGGCGCAAGATCCCCCGCGTCGGGGCGCAGCGGCCCGGGCCACGGCAGATACCGACGCCACCGCGGTAG
- the flgL gene encoding flagellar hook-associated protein FlgL — protein sequence MTLRISTNAIFQAGTTQINTLQGQMAKTQMQLSTNKRMLTAADDPIGSAKALELTQSQSMNTQFGTNRTNAKSSLSMVDKTLQDVTTQIQNIQSLIVTAGNGGYSQSDREALATELEGRLTDMIGLANTTDGSGTYLFSGYQTTTQPFTQTPTGAAYQGDQGQRSLQVGSARKMAISENGSAIFEANATGNGTFVAQAAATNTGSGIIAPGAVSDRSKLTGHDYSIAFKVAGAPAVTTYTVTDNSVSPASAVLSNQPYTAGAAISFDGISFDIKGDPANGDTFSVQPSQKQSVFTTVTDLIKTLRAPADGSTGKAALANNLSMASQNMKNALDNVLTVQASVGARLKEVDYLDSTGDDLNIQYQTTLSGLQDLDMVKAISLYTQQQQTLQAAQVSFKTMSGLSLFNYIS from the coding sequence ATGACCCTACGTATCAGCACGAACGCGATTTTCCAGGCCGGCACCACGCAGATCAACACGCTGCAGGGCCAGATGGCAAAGACGCAGATGCAGTTGTCGACGAACAAGCGCATGCTGACGGCCGCCGACGATCCGATTGGTTCCGCGAAAGCGCTGGAACTGACCCAGTCGCAGTCGATGAACACGCAGTTCGGCACCAACCGCACGAATGCGAAATCGTCGCTGTCGATGGTCGACAAGACGCTGCAGGACGTCACGACCCAGATCCAGAACATCCAGTCCCTGATCGTCACCGCCGGCAACGGCGGTTATAGCCAGAGCGACCGCGAGGCCCTGGCGACCGAGCTGGAAGGGCGCCTGACCGACATGATCGGGTTGGCCAACACGACGGATGGTTCCGGTACCTACCTGTTCTCCGGCTACCAGACGACGACGCAGCCGTTCACCCAGACGCCCACGGGCGCCGCCTACCAGGGCGACCAGGGCCAGCGGAGCCTGCAAGTGGGGTCGGCGCGCAAGATGGCCATCAGCGAAAACGGCAGCGCCATTTTCGAAGCCAACGCCACCGGAAACGGCACGTTCGTGGCGCAAGCCGCGGCGACCAACACGGGCTCGGGCATCATCGCCCCGGGCGCGGTATCCGACCGGAGCAAGCTGACGGGCCACGATTATTCGATCGCCTTCAAGGTCGCGGGGGCCCCGGCCGTGACGACCTATACGGTGACGGACAATTCGGTGTCGCCGGCAAGCGCCGTGCTGAGCAACCAGCCGTACACGGCGGGCGCCGCAATCTCCTTCGACGGGATCTCGTTCGACATCAAGGGTGATCCGGCCAACGGCGACACGTTCAGCGTCCAGCCGAGCCAGAAGCAGTCGGTGTTCACGACGGTTACCGACCTGATCAAGACCCTGCGTGCCCCGGCCGACGGCTCGACCGGCAAGGCCGCGCTGGCCAACAATCTGAGCATGGCCAGCCAGAACATGAAGAATGCGCTGGACAACGTGTTGACCGTGCAAGCATCCGTGGGCGCGCGCCTGAAGGAAGTCGACTACCTGGACAGTACCGGCGACGACCTCAACATCCAGTACCAGACCACACTGAGCGGGTTGCAGGACCTGGACATGGTGAAGGCGATTTCGCTGTACACCCAGCAGCAGCAGACGCTGCAGGCGGCGCAGGTGTCGTTCAAGACGATGTCCGGCCTGTCGCTCTTTAACTACATCTCGTAA